The genomic stretch ATGaccaattttattttgattttgtaaaGCAATGTAGGTAAGTGCGGTACCTAAAGTAGGTACTGCATAGTCATTTATTCCTGAAACAGAACATTGGTCATTGGTGTCAACAAATGTTGCTGGATTAATtctgtttgttttgaaaatagatATTTCAGCACCAGAATCCACTAGCAAAGTGCattctgagtcgagaaaatctaGCTTCAGGACCACAAAATTACTACAGGTTGAATTAATTGCAAAGAATTGTTTCGTTGGTTTTACTGGCGCTGCACTATTTGGGCTAGACGCACAGGTTGATTTTGTTGCTGTATTTGTTGGTTCGGAAGTATTCCCCcaatttgttgttgctgttggggGATCTGGACGTTTCCCTGGTTCTGATTTGCGTAATAAATTTGCTGTCCAGCTCCCTGATTTCGATAGTAGGATTGCTGGTTACCTCTACCACGCCAATTATTGTTGTTACCAGTTCTGTAACCGTTATTAttgtactgattaaaattgcgGTTATTGTTATAGCGTCCACTATTATTCTATGTGTTTCTACCTCGAGGACCATATCCTCGTCCGCTCTGACCACGTTGGTATCTGTGTCTTCCATGACCTCTCTGTGTTGCatggaaaatatgtttttgttgCAATGACTCTGAAGAGTCATTTTCTTGCAGTTTTTGAACTGCAtcattgattttttcaaagtttcctGCTTTCAGGATTATCTTTGTATCTTGGTTTTTTATACCATTTATTAATGTTTCCACTCCTCGTTTCGTAGCCATCTTTTCGGCTGTGTCTGGAGGGATTCCTTCAGTGAGGTAGGTAGATCTCAGATCGTTTGTTAATTTTTCAACCGCGTCGCAAAATTGTTCGGAGGTTGAAttctgttttgttatttttagtttGGCCAGAATTACATCTGATGTTGCTTTTGAGGCACATCGAAGTTTTATAGCGTTGAGTATTTGTTGGAGCTCATTTAGTTCTCCAATCGCTTGTCGCGCTACACCGGTAAGCCTCGTTTTAATAAAACGGACCACTGTGTTTTGCGCTGTTACTTTTTGTGCAGCTGTTGCGGCCTCAAACTCTGCCTCGACGGTGTCAGCAAATAATGTGACCGCGTCGATAAATGCATTTAATTGCGCTGGTGAACCGTCATAGGTATTAACCAATGCGGTGCCCAGTTTTATATCTACTGAcggcattattattatttttctgctaGCTCTActcacttttatgcaaaatagaACTGCCAACACTATTGATTTAAATGAATGGCTATTTTTcgcaaaaggtaattttgcctCAATTAGATCTTtaatttcaagaaaagtttGTCTGGATGATTTTATATAGAAGTTTAAGGTGTCCGGAAGAGTTACACTTTCGATTTTAATTAgcgttttttctatatttttaaaaagttccctagaatatgttatttttttcagcaaTGTATCTTTTTTAAAATTCCTATAGGGGGCTTTTTTTAGATTATTAAGTATTCGAGTTAGTTCTCTTATTCCGTTTTGAACTCTTATGTTATCAACTTCAAAATCcatctaattaaaaaaaatctccatTTACGGTAACTTACGATTTGAAATCGTCATCTGCATGTCGTCGTTGGAAATCGCCGCTCGCTGGTAACCGTTCCTACGGGTTCGTTGTGCTCTGCTGCTGTCGCTCGCTCTGCTGTCGATCGTGTTGTTCCTCGCTGTTCCGTTTTTTGTTGTATTATGTGTTTGCTTTttcttcacattttttttttttttgcactgttCCCTAACATGAAAGTCACTTAAAAGTCAGATTTACCATTGATTGTTCAAATCACTAGAAGAGCTTCATACGTGATTCATTGAAGCCATGCTTTTGGCTGCTTTCAAAGCCTGCTTTTTTGTGTGCTCCCTGAAGAGCTTATACACCATAACGGCAAACTGCACTATTAACAAAGCCAGGATTATGTTGAGTTTTGTATCGTGGCTGCTATGTAGTTCTTCGTGTACTTGTAATTGATTCAGTACTTGCACTTGAGGGTCTCCGTTAATTTCGGTGTCTTTTGACTTGGAGTTGCCCATTTTATCTTGCACAGTTGATAACTTGACTGGTTTTTACACAGGCACTAGCACTATTGGTAAATTCAATTTACCACTCAGATCAAATCAATTGAGTTACTGCAATAATTACAGGTCTCTTGTTCCGAGTCACGGTCAGCCATGTGGTTATTACCCAGTTAAACTGTGGATGATGATTAACCCCAACTTAGGGACTTGTTTCTGAATGAGGACTTTAGCTTGTGGTTATTACCCAGTTAGACTGTGGATGATGATTAACCCCAACTTAGGGACTTGTTTCTGAATGAGGACTTTACGCCATCAAGTACTGGTTACGAATGCATGAGTTTATTTCAATATCACTAAATCGAACTTAATGCTAGTCAAAATACATAATTGGAAAATAGAGAGACGAGAGTGTCTctcaagaaagagagagaattgGAGGTACCTGGTAACAGGCATGTGTACTTGAATTTTATGACGGTTGTCAACCCGTCGTGAAATATGGAAATGCTGTAATTTGAGTACGGTCGAGGCTGAGCCTGTGAACTTGCATCGTTGGTGGTTCTAACATAGGCAATTGAACCCAAGCGTTATTGCTCACGCTGCGAGACCTCAACGATAGAATTGAAGGTTGCTATGCCACATCTGTTTGCAATATGCAACTCAAATATTTCATACTACAATACGCCTACAATGCGATTTGTTTAACTTTTGGagttaaattgaaataaatacCCGATCAGAGCTTGACAATGTCTTCATTAGAATGGCGTCCGCTTGAGGTGTCGCCGAATGCATTCCTCGGATTCCCGGAACAGATTTAACTGAATCGAACCTGGCAACACTGACAACTGTTGGATATTATCGctcgttttattaaaaaatgaatttttctttGAGTTGCCGAACCATTTCCTCTCCAGCACTTTCTAGACCTTCATTTTGCTGACTAGAAACAgcctcaaaagatttttttaaagcttttgATGCCTTGAgcagttttttttctactgtATTTATTCGATCGTTTGACCTTCGACTCACTAACGGGCGATTGACCAAGAGATTGCAAAACCGTGTTACGGCAAACCAGCTGTGTCTTTACTATACAAGTAAACAATTAAAATaggttcaaaacaatttcaaatggAACAAAACAATAATAACATCGTAGAAGTGAGCtaataatttcaattttaatattttcatgtTGTAAAGATTATAGTGTGAAAAATCCTTTTACTGAGCTCATGCGGAGTTTCCAATTCTTCAGCTAAATGATCCAACTCACCAGTATTTATAACAAGGAAATAATGAATGCTAACTATAATGCTTGTAACATTACTTGTGCAGAGGTTCACTATTTTTACCGATTGCTACACCTTTTCCCTGATCCATCATTCTATCTCGCAAATTTATCCTTACAACCTCCGTTCTCAGTGTTGCATTACATTGGATGCATGTCTTTCGACCTTCTACTATTGTACTCATGAAACCTGTCATGAAAACATgacgaaattatttttaaatttttcttacgaGCACCACCATGGCAATTCAGCGAATTGCAGCATTGTTTTCATGGCTTCCGCATATAGTTTGCATACGTTGAACACCAGACCGAAGTTTGAACAAAATCCATTCTCGCGATGTTAAGTGCGATCGATTGTGATTTTCAGCTGTACACTTACTTTTTAAACTCCAACCTATTGAATACACAATTTTTTTCACTGTCGTGAAAACTCAAATCAACCTGCGTATGTTTTGACAGAAACCACTTTATGAAAACAAAGGAATAAACCATCAAAAAGGCCATGAGAAACCCACACTTAAGATGTGAAATAGTGCTTTTGTTTCGAGTGAGTTTCAACATTTGGTCACATTTGTTGTGTGAATTTAACGAACTCGTtatcttaaaagttgaatatcttcacaacggcgcatattgcattttgtggataggtgattcttatgtaaaatttttcgctgaacacattggtgacatcagatttaaaaaacaattggaggtgttttgagataaacgaagttttagtttttaaacgtaaaaatatcaatattggcaacactcaagttcattaagcagacagtatgtgagtagagaaagaacgaaaaataagcgaactggaaatatgatacagatttggaaaaatataccgtatCAAATCTACATCAAGAGTGTCTAATATTGTCTGTAGCTCTTTCGGTCTCTGATATATGATGTTTTTCAcgaaacatggaaaatgattttttgtcaaaaaatacaaaaatgaagGGCCCCGCAATTGGAGGTGGGTTTCGAACTAAAACAAgtcgttttattcattttgaagcgaatcagagagggtcgttgcatttgcctgatcacttgacattgaatgacccatatattattatttatgttttaacGTCTCAGTATTGAGATATGCTCTGCACTGTTAGATAagattgcagcaaatactagagttgcaattccctctactatttgttttaatggaatataagaataccgtagtccaacgtcatgcggtcgtgtcttgaataccaccctcctactttttctgaTTTGCGCCGAGTCGAAACTATTTAATAGTTGCAATCGTTTGTAGAGTCGGCTCAATCACAATCAATTTTATATGATTGTACCTGGTCAAATGATCAATTGAATCAAACTGAGTGTttaaaataacttaaaaaatggtattggtggtattcaagacacgaccgcatgacgttggactacggtattcttattttccattaaaacaaCTAATAGAGAGAactgcaactctagtatttgctgcaattttatctagtgcatttctgaatgctgagacgttaaaacgttataaataataatatatagggtagggaacggcttaagcagtagcacctattttaatcagtcgaagaaaacaggcctcaaactcctgcatttcgaccactatcgacaatttcaatgatggaaacgaaaactttgattgtctagctgtcttacgaatataagaaataccgttaatcacaaagaaatctgtgaacaattgcaattgaaacaaatcgacctatattgcagccattcaggagccacttcaggtgctgaaaaaaaaacgcctgcaaaacagatggaaactgcttaaaataggttcggggtgattggaatagtgtccctcgattggtaactttgattgatgattgtcaaagtttgctaacttagttttacaatccgaaaacaagttctgacagaggaaACGATAGAgagcagattgatatactactgtttgagtttcacccagcacatttcgagtatttcgtctgaatacacaggcggttcctaaagctacTTAAATATGTTTCCTGccctactaaaagaatggatatcttttatttaatcgctgtcatttcatacatattcgaatcaaacctttgttcgtagctgcaccagcaagacaatcatttaattgagcgaattggtaaaatttttctatctaagcaaaaagcaaacttaacttaactatctgaaattggagtccagaacgattcaaacgaaaattttaaatttaaaaattgtttgacattaaattgataaaactcatgctcggttagctccagcccagcatataacttcatgtatttaaacaaaaaatacgtttatttcaataacttaatacagcaagagctcaattacacgtttttcggtagttgttatcaaggttttggcgagtgacaggaaaatatcttaacttcttcaattgtgatttagagcatttctaattgttttgtgatttttcacgatagcgacaagtttgtttctttctctgtgtgcgagaaacaaaatcaaaaccgcggaccgagaaacaaaaatgaaaatttaatgaatgctttttgagaaaacttgtaactctttttaccaataatttatgacactcaaaagaacctgttttgatctaaatgaaatttttagtaaataagtgttgatcattcataggcagtaattttttctcgatgactaaagactggctgaagaagttgaaatcgctgctgtaaaatcaaattcacaactgtgttcgttaagacgttttaatatttttaatgacaataataatcttcgataaacacccgctatagttatccacacacatgctataactatctatacacacgttaaaactattcatacacacgctgtagctatagttttttatacaaacatgctaaagttatccatacacacgctattcctatccatacatccgatacaactatctataaacacgcataagctatccaaccatgtgctattactatccatacatacgccataagtaatcattacacacgaagcagctatccacacacacgctataactatccgtacacacgctgaagatatacacgctatagccataatatgctacacatgctatatcttacacacgctatagctagccatacacacgcaacagctctagctatcgaacagaatgaagaaatgcagctgcccactacctccgccgctgctgcctgataccaccgctctggttctgctgcagctcagtttcgccactggaatcagccaccgctgctgattattcaagaccgttctagtggccttccacttgttgaCTGATGACTactatgagacgacgcaggttattatatagcccaaagcaaaaatcaatTCGCGAGCAAAggggaagcgagcttgtgattggttgaatgtgcacgacttttaacacaacttttagctagtttagtatcgaaaacataatTAAATTAGTATATGACAaccttgcgcaatatttcccctatcaatcaagccattcctgttttgaatctgttcagtggtaatgataaaagaagcattttaaaatggtgttgaaacacctgttgcagctaccgaaagcgagctcgttattggttgaaagctgcgagactgtttacaaagtcagatcggttgtatccgttagtgtcgactgtgcttgtgaagagaggtggtgattggttgctcggtatgatttagacaatcgatgtgatttatcaatttttcaatagtgtatctcgaacaataggttatttttgttacataaattcaaccgtaaaagaatttctgatcggttgatgccaaaacctcgaaattctgaaaagaaatgactgatatataagcgctcaaaacctgaccactttttcctggttttccctggttgaattactagattttcaaattcaggtgcctaacttcgatatagacgctagtccaacgtcaaaagaaCTTGACAGTTTCCAAGTTTCAAAGAAGACATTGTGAAGTACActgaggtcgttttttacgcgggggatgcgtttcaaatttgtatgggcccgcgtaagaaacgacttttttgagttgcaaatacaacgaagaaaaccgtcctaaaacgttcaaACCtcatttgaatatgatagtggccaatctagagaccaaaatgcaatattttaaattttgagtatttacaccaaaaattgtgatttttttttgaaagctgATAGGGTAacaggggtattttggccagctttgggaagtgttcgcacatttcattaaaaacaaactacaacaacgaattgtttgaagagcatacatatttgttactatagcttccggacgttgacttgtatattaccacttcctcttgactttgggttgacgcagccatgactttgaatatgtatgaactaattccaaaataacactacctagagccagtttttcggcGAAAATTacagtgtagtatgattcttaggtgtgttattcaatgttgcatgcatagttttccaatattcattgaatttatcagataaaatgcgaaaaatgttaccgggtgggccaaaatatgcatgtgggccaaaatacccccgttaccctatatgatcactcgtgacctaaaacggaaaaggtgattgaaatgaggtcgatatcttgtaccgtgagtaatggaggaaagcaacccgcgaaaaaaaaaccgcgtaaaaacgaccttactgtataccgaattttgaatatattttaagGTTCGTCACGTTTATCAATTCAATAACAATTGAATAGGCAAGTCATGCAGGAGCTTCTAGAACCTTAAACTTGACACCTTCTTCCCGTTTTGCCTGCAACTCAAGCCACTGCTCATAGTGTGCTTTTTTTCGGTGTGTATAGAGAATTGATTGGAAACTAAATGTAAGCGGACAGAATGTGCACTGGTACAAACTTTTTCCTGTATGGGTAGTCATATGCTCATTCAATcgaacttttacctaaaaaagaATATCTAAAATATCGTTGATAAATTTACTAGCCTTAACCAAACCTTGAAAACTCGTCCGCAAATTGTGCAAGCAAATCTGCGATTGTTACACGTGTCGGACTTATGAGACCACAAATGATGCTTGGATTTGAATTGCTTACCTATAACAGAGAACTAAATAATCGGAAATGATCAACATAGTTACATGGTTGCCTCTCACCGCAAACATCACAAGACACAGGCGCTTCTGTAGTATGTACAGAACCAATATGTTTACGCAATATGTACTTATGCTTGAATGTCATACCACAAAGAGAACATTTGACTCTCTCTCTGACTTTATTTTCATGTTCATCCAAATGCCTATTTAACGAAAACATACTCCTGAACATACGAGGACACTTAGTGCACATATAAGACGCCATCTCGTGAACGACTCGCTTATGGCTTTCAAGCATACTTTTGTGAAACCTAAAAtacaaaagaaaatatttttaattataatattattatcttGACAACGCTATAATTACGGCTTCTGACAAATGTCGCAAATAGTATCTTTAACGGCATGCTTTCTCTCAACATGagattttaaacttttttcgtTAGTCAACGCCTTACCACAATGTTCGCAACAGAATAAAGCCTCACCATGTGCTGCATGTGCAGTTTCTTTATGTTTTTCTAAGTTTTGATATACATTACCACAAATCTCGCATCTGTAGAAAGAGATTTCCATTATCTTAAAACATGTAAATTAATCAAAAAGTGACCTGAATTTGTCTTGATTTAAATGAAAATCTTTATGAATCAACAACATTGATCGAATATAACACTTTTTATCACACATATGACATTTTAGATAGCCTTTGTCATCATGCTCTTCGCGCATGTGTTTTTTCAAATGTAGTAAATTGTCATATTCTGTCTCATGTCGGATATCGTTAACTGGCCGTTGCTGTTCACATATATCACAAATGATTCGTCGATAAAACTCCAACAGCTCTTCATCACGACCAACAATTTTTGTAGGTTTTACACTTCGCTTTCGATCATGATCTTTCTCGTGCCTATCTCGTCTTTTCTCTGAAGAAAAACGACGGAGACAACGGCTACATTCGTATGGTAGATCTTCAACTATTTCTGAACGATGAAGACGCATATGTTTTGCTAAGGACACCTGTTCATCATTCACCTTACCACAAATTTGACatctaaaaatataataaacagtaaaaaaataactacacATGCAAACAATAATTACTTATATACGTCGGGATTTTTGTGCACTTCCATGTGACTAATAAGGCTTCCCGGTGAATAACAACGCTTGTCACATATCCTGCATTTGATGTAGGCTGGCTCTTTATGAAATTCTCTATAATGAAGCGTTGCATGATAGAATCGatcaaattcgattttttctggacaatgataGCAAATAAATTCCttgatatgttcaaataatctaggatctttttttcgttttgccCTTATCGGTTTCGCATTTgcttcactttcactttcattCGTATCACTCTTTGCGAAGTCTGTGTCTTCCAACCGAGCCCGCTTCCTTGGTACATTGGTTATTGATTGATGAAAATCAACTTCATCTAGATCTGAAAAATTGTTACTCATATCTTCCGAGGATGATTCAGCTTTGTAAACTGTTTTGGCTTTATATCTTCCAGTTCTTTTAGTTGAATATTCCATAGAAGCAGATTGTGTCTCAACCTGTGGTTTAATAGTGGTGATCTGCTCATATGCTTTTTTCTGCTCTTCTGTTGTTCGCGTTGCACAATTTTCAAAGCTTTCATTGGGGGAGCCCTCTACCTCTCTGCTAATTGAAGTATCTAAATTTGAAGGCCCAGGAAATTTCTTTTCTGAAATAATAGGATGTTCTGAACTTTCGTTATCGTTATTGTGATTTCCCCGTAAAACACTATCGCCAAAAAGATCATCTAAGATCTCCTccttcaaaatgtttttttccagGTTGCGATGGATTTTTGCGATATTGTCATAGAAATTATTGAACTCGTTTAAAGTGTTCCAGCATTCATTACAAATGACCTGCTGCTTATTGTTTGGTTCGAACTGTTACGAAGAAACAGttagttttgttgaaaaaaaagcaaaagaatAGCTTACCGTAAACCAAAGATGCTTGGTAATAAcagtagatatattttttttgcaattcgcTTCACCAAAAATGTCGAGATATATAAGAGCATTGTCAGACATGCATATCTCACATATGTGAACTTCCATCTTTCCAAAAAACAATGGAAATCGAAAATCGAATCACTATACACAGTGTTTATGTTTTTAGTTTAATAATTTAACCAAAAACACAAAtcaactagtgatgggaaacttatcgatacttatcgatgatatcgataagtgcttgacatcgatattatcgttaattttttgacgttaacgataattatcgatattataagggtgagcacaagtcagtgcggctggttactggaggagacccaaaagaaggagacctcatctacccttccccaggagttgcttttgccgctgggtatttgttgctattcgacaagatttagcattgttgggggtggtgtaaaggttcgccccggatgtcactgagtttctgagaaataatggtaactaaaaaggtatttatagtttttagtttcctatgaacagatgaattcgacaactcagtactggagaactttaaaaaatatccaaacttttcgcgccatctcataaaaagcaatgaaacgaaattgtaataaaaagcaTTTTCTTTgacttgccaactcttataatatgatggacatgcatagcggcagtctattgttaattctctggtaattgtttagtttaacttggaactgtttaagtttaaagtatctgttacccaacaaacaatttttagttccactaaaaatccaaatcaacgaaattgttgcgccaaaaaagtatcctgatttatacagggggtgagaaaaataattgagataaaaaaaattctctcgaattttaaatggccagaactttacaaaaaatgaatcaattttgataaccagatccactggcaaacagtattatattagtattacttgggaacttggtgtgaccatcctacaccgaatatgtttcggatttcaagagtgtgtgtcaaagtgtacatttttgcaacgcatagaacgttttaggcaactaaattgtctatctaaaatacttcatttaaaaaaatctgagatcaccgatattttctaaaatcattttttgtttttaaaattatatttttttcagagtaggatcttaaacttatttttttatatttttgaagtgggctgaccagattttctcgggataaaaacgggacaaacgggttcaaaaaacagtacacatgttaacatttatttttgatttttttttccaaccaaagcatgcaaacaattggGACTGCTTCGATGAACTTACGCCCATcctgaagagtgcaattttcagcaatgagttcctgaaatttgtcacatgatgatcgaaattttgactaacaattatcatggtctcaactttcaatctgacctttttaaatgttaatccagataaattttcaaacgcaagtttgcaaagttgcttggtttaataagacctacacacccacaatgttcgattgaattctgctagagtgctgcaagctcaaagaaaattagtacccaacagggaaaaaaccgccaaaaccaacacccatacttaataaattcatacctcgatgattccttggtgaattttcaatctttggctaccaatgaacctgaaataaattctgatttattgacaacatataaacctatgtgaaacagaatgtcagaaaaagttctacgcgttgcaaaaatgtacactttggcacacactccggaaatctgaaacatttccagtgacccttggtcacgtccagttctcaagttatactaggaatctaggattgttttccagtaaaatgaaacctgttttgtctgaattgattcatttttcgtaaagttttggccatttaaaaattgacagaattttgcctgcttcaattatttcccttattacacaaccttcaaaatgaacttcggcttgaaactactccgtagaaagcacttccggcgtaaaactcaaagactttccaaaacaaactgtttaactcgtccggtagtttgaattatcattcgcagtatcgtaagatttgtcattcgaggccttaacacaatggatacgttgcggctgcgtttgcggcaatttgacagttagcccatacatttactgtcaaattgtcgccaacgcaacgcaaacgtatccattctgtttgggccgttACTATAACCGCAATAACGTTGTCGgtaaaaaaatagacaaaaattgccgattccatgggtttcaaaatggcgtcaaaaacagacatcgtgcggcactttgtggacgccgggtatgccggttctggcatctacaacattttgacactattggacaatgatcagagcatcgaaagaaaacccggttctggacggccaacgaccctgagtgacaagaagcttcaaaggatgctgaagaggaagaccgagggctaaatcgctgcgtgcacttggccgagaggttggtgcatgctctaaaacagtgaaaaagtatctggagaacatgaacatgcatacaagaagctgcagtcccgaccactggtctcggagctgcaggcaatgacgcagcgacagcggttgtttatttcacagaccaagttccccaagaaggtgcggctgtggctgacaatcagcgagaaagggatgtcaaagttactcttctttcgctccgggctggccgttaatggggaaatttatagtacgaagtgcctgacagacgttgcgtcgttcatcaagaaataccataagcgcgaagacacggtgttttggccagatttggcgtcggccaactactcgaagcgatcgtaggaggagatggagcggctgaatatcgatgtggtaccgaagtcggcgaatccgcccaatgtcccccacctgcttcccatcgagaatttctgggcaaacttgaagcgcaagatctattccaacaattttgtcgcgaaaacggaggaggaatt from Wyeomyia smithii strain HCP4-BCI-WySm-NY-G18 chromosome 3, ASM2978416v1, whole genome shotgun sequence encodes the following:
- the LOC129733054 gene encoding zinc finger protein 83-like — protein: MEVHICEICMSDNALIYLDIFGEANCKKNISTVITKHLWFTFEPNNKQQVICNECWNTLNEFNNFYDNIAKIHRNLEKNILKEEILDDLFGDSVLRGNHNNDNESSEHPIISEKKFPGPSNLDTSISREVEGSPNESFENCATRTTEEQKKAYEQITTIKPQVETQSASMEYSTKRTGRYKAKTVYKAESSSEDMSNNFSDLDEVDFHQSITNVPRKRARLEDTDFAKSDTNESESEANAKPIRAKRKKDPRLFEHIKEFICYHCPEKIEFDRFYHATLHYREFHKEPAYIKCRICDKRCYSPGSLISHMEVHKNPDVYKCQICGKVNDEQVSLAKHMRLHRSEIVEDLPYECSRCLRRFSSEKRRDRHEKDHDRKRSVKPTKIVGRDEELLEFYRRIICDICEQQRPVNDIRHETEYDNLLHLKKHMREEHDDKGYLKCHMCDKKCYIRSMLLIHKDFHLNQDKFRCEICGNVYQNLEKHKETAHAAHGEALFCCEHCGKALTNEKSLKSHVERKHAVKDTICDICQKPFHKSMLESHKRVVHEMASYMCTKCPRMFRSMFSLNRHLDEHENKVRERVKCSLCGMTFKHKYILRKHIGSVHTTEAPVSCDVCGKQFKSKHHLWSHKSDTCNNRRFACTICGRVFKVKVRLNEHMTTHTGKSLYQCTFCPLTFSFQSILYTHRKKAHYEQWLELQAKREEGVKFKVLEAPA